The nucleotide sequence ATACGACATCCCGATATTCGAGGACGACCCCTATCATTACCTCTCCTACGAGGGGATCCCCCCAAGCAGTTATCTCCTGCTTGCCGGAGAGGACCGGCGAGTGATCCACTGCAGCAGTTTTTCGAAAACGCTGGCCCCGGGGCTGAGAATGGGCTGGCTGGTGGTTCCCCCGGCACTTGAGGCCGAATTGTACGCCTTGCGCGTGAGCGCGGGCTTCGGCCCCGCGGCCATCCTGCAGAAGGGCAT is from bacterium and encodes:
- a CDS encoding aminotransferase class I/II-fold pyridoxal phosphate-dependent enzyme; this encodes MARRYDIPIFEDDPYHYLSYEGIPPSSYLLLAGEDRRVIHCSSFSKTLAPGLRMGWLVVPPALEAELYALRVSAGFGPAAILQKG